A DNA window from Acidimicrobiia bacterium contains the following coding sequences:
- a CDS encoding NYN domain-containing protein: MAVDEERIALLLDYENLALGAKDQLNGAAFDLGPVADALAERGRVVVRRAYGEWNSFESDARMLTRHHVELIEIPQRMGISRKNAADIKMVVDALEISFERDYISTFVIGTGDSDFTPLVHKLRERDKRVIGLGVGGSTSALLPPACDEFLFYDRLEGVEAGRKKASGRSRSRTKDDTGDDSGDDSEATARPRGDRPEDAERLVTRTLSGLQQNTGGAVQASMLKRAILRKDPTFSESDYGFRSFSELLANLENRAVIELSPGTAAGDPEVHFPDSAGGEEEQAFELLRTVVGGVEKRSGAPALSGLKDRMRKRDADFSEKRFGYSGFLQFAKAARTRGVIEMDWDDDADDYVVRVAG, from the coding sequence ATGGCTGTCGACGAAGAACGCATCGCCCTGCTGCTCGACTACGAGAACCTGGCACTGGGTGCCAAGGATCAGCTCAACGGAGCCGCCTTCGATCTGGGGCCCGTGGCTGACGCCCTGGCCGAACGCGGCCGGGTGGTCGTGCGGCGTGCCTACGGCGAGTGGAACTCCTTCGAGTCCGATGCTCGCATGCTGACGCGCCACCACGTCGAGCTCATCGAGATCCCCCAGCGGATGGGCATCAGCCGCAAGAACGCCGCCGACATCAAGATGGTCGTCGATGCGCTCGAGATCTCCTTCGAACGCGACTACATCTCGACCTTCGTGATCGGGACAGGTGACTCCGACTTCACGCCACTCGTCCACAAGCTGCGTGAGCGCGACAAGCGCGTCATCGGGCTCGGCGTCGGCGGCTCCACCTCGGCGCTCCTGCCCCCCGCCTGCGACGAGTTCCTCTTCTACGACCGTCTCGAGGGCGTGGAGGCCGGCCGGAAGAAGGCGTCGGGTCGGTCGCGTTCGCGCACGAAGGACGACACCGGTGACGACTCGGGCGACGACTCGGAGGCCACGGCCCGACCCCGCGGCGACCGTCCCGAGGACGCCGAACGGCTCGTGACACGCACCCTGTCCGGTCTCCAGCAGAACACCGGCGGGGCCGTGCAGGCGTCGATGTTGAAGAGGGCGATCCTCCGCAAGGATCCCACCTTCTCGGAGTCCGACTACGGCTTCCGCAGCTTCAGCGAGCTCCTGGCCAACCTCGAGAACCGCGCCGTGATCGAGCTGTCGCCGGGTACGGCGGCCGGGGACCCCGAGGTGCACTTCCCCGACAGCGCCGGCGGCGAGGAGGAGCAGGCCTTCGAGCTGTTGCGCACGGTCGTCGGCGGTGTCGAGAAGCGCTCGGGAGCTCCGGCGCTGTCGGGCCTGAAGGACAGGATGCGAAAGCGCGACGCCGACTTCTCCGAGAAACGCTTCGGCTACAGCGGGTTCCTCCAGTTCGCGAAGGCCGCCCGTACCCGCGGCGTCATCGAGATGGACTGGGACGACGACGCTGACGACTACGTGGTTCGCGTCGCGGGCTAA
- a CDS encoding dienelactone hydrolase family protein: MTGSTPSTDGAVLADFDCTAETFDGVTRAVYRKGSGPAVVIMHEIPGITPQVADFGRRVAGAGFTAVMPSLFGEPGRPLSAPYLAKSVLSLCVSKEFSFLATGRTSPVTTWLRALIDVAHDECGGPGVGVVGMCATGGFALALATDPAVLAPVMSQPASPAPLGRERRRGLDIDPDDLAAVKARVNDEDLCVLGLRFTGDPAVPAERFRRLREELGDGFVAVEIDSSQGNAHGIKRTAHSVLTNDLVDESGHPTRDALDRVLDLFAERLSPHSGRHAPGG, translated from the coding sequence GTGACGGGCAGCACCCCCTCCACCGACGGCGCCGTCCTGGCGGACTTCGACTGCACCGCCGAGACGTTCGACGGTGTCACCCGCGCCGTCTACCGGAAGGGCTCGGGCCCCGCCGTCGTGATCATGCACGAGATCCCCGGCATCACGCCCCAGGTGGCGGATTTCGGGAGGCGGGTGGCAGGCGCCGGGTTCACGGCGGTCATGCCCTCGCTCTTCGGGGAGCCCGGCCGCCCCCTCAGCGCTCCGTACCTCGCGAAGAGCGTCCTGTCCCTGTGCGTGTCGAAGGAGTTCTCGTTCCTCGCGACCGGCCGCACGAGCCCGGTCACGACGTGGCTGCGCGCCCTGATCGACGTGGCACACGACGAGTGCGGAGGCCCCGGCGTGGGTGTCGTCGGCATGTGCGCCACCGGGGGCTTCGCTCTCGCGCTGGCGACCGACCCGGCGGTGCTGGCCCCCGTGATGAGCCAGCCGGCGTCGCCGGCACCGCTCGGGCGTGAACGGCGCCGTGGCCTCGACATCGACCCCGACGACCTCGCCGCGGTAAAGGCCCGGGTGAACGACGAGGACCTGTGCGTTCTCGGTCTGCGTTTCACCGGCGATCCCGCGGTGCCGGCGGAGCGCTTCCGGCGCCTTCGCGAGGAACTGGGCGACGGTTTCGTCGCCGTCGAGATCGACTCCTCGCAGGGGAATGCCCACGGCATCAAGAGGACGGCCCACTCGGTGCTGACGAACGATCTCGTCGACGAGTCCGGTCACCCGACCCGCGACGCGCTCGACAGGGTCCTCGACCTCTTCGCGGAACGACTCTCCCCCCACAGCGGCCGCCACGCACCGGGCGGTTAG